A window from Lactiplantibacillus pentosus encodes these proteins:
- a CDS encoding malonate decarboxylase subunit delta, producing MEKLHFNFPASKPIDHPVHIGVVASGDLEVIMRPTTADEAQLSIVTGSDGFKTVWQNVLKRYFDRYPLLAEFEINDFGATPGVVNLRLTQAMEALNDEQ from the coding sequence ATGGAAAAATTACACTTTAACTTTCCGGCTTCCAAACCAATCGACCACCCGGTTCATATCGGGGTCGTTGCTTCTGGCGATTTAGAGGTCATCATGCGCCCCACAACGGCCGATGAAGCCCAATTATCGATTGTAACGGGGAGTGATGGCTTTAAAACGGTCTGGCAAAATGTGTTGAAACGCTATTTTGACCGCTACCCACTCCTGGCCGAGTTTGAAATTAACGACTTCGGTGCGACGCCTGGCGTTGTCAATTTGCGACTGACTCAAGCAATGGAGGCGTTGAACGATGAGCAATAG
- the mdcA gene encoding malonate decarboxylase subunit alpha, with protein MSEEHNWASRRTAKQAKLTAMQSWLNGKFGQTKDAKTILEGLIQSGDRVVLEGDNQKQASFLSQTLAQVDPEKVNHLHMIMSSISRPEHLDIFEDGIASKLDFSFAGPQSTRVSQMIADGSLVIGDIHTYLELYARLYVDLIPNVVLVAADQVDKDGNLYTGNNTEETPVIVEAAAFHDGIVIVQANQVVDRVPRVDIPGDWVDVVIPADQPYQLEPLFTRDPQNITELQILMAMMAIKGIYGKHHVQSVNHGVGFNTAAIELLLPTYGEQLGLKGKIVPNWEVNPTPTLIPAIESGWIQSIHSFGGEVGMGDYISARPDIFFVGPDGTMRSNRAFGQMAGQYALDMFVGSTLQIDQYGNSSTVTHGRLSGFGGAPNMGSNPTGRRHSTPAWQSLRPDNDPLGKGQKLVVQMVETYGANKRPVFVDSLDAVAVQKEAKLKNVPIMIYSEDTTHIVTEEGIAYLYKTDSMAERQAAIEAIAGVTPVGLRSDPAVVQDLRARGIVALPEDLGVRRTQATRSLLAAQNMADLVQWSHGLYNPPAKFRSWS; from the coding sequence ATGAGTGAAGAACATAATTGGGCATCACGACGGACGGCCAAGCAGGCCAAGCTGACGGCGATGCAATCTTGGCTGAACGGCAAGTTTGGACAAACGAAAGATGCTAAAACCATTCTAGAAGGCTTGATTCAAAGTGGTGACCGCGTCGTTTTGGAAGGTGACAATCAGAAGCAAGCGAGCTTTTTGTCTCAAACCTTAGCGCAGGTCGACCCGGAAAAGGTCAATCATTTGCACATGATTATGAGCAGTATTTCTCGACCAGAACACCTCGATATTTTCGAAGACGGCATCGCCAGCAAGCTCGACTTCTCGTTTGCGGGTCCACAGAGTACGCGGGTCTCGCAAATGATTGCGGATGGCAGTTTGGTGATTGGCGATATTCACACCTACTTAGAATTATATGCGCGCCTCTACGTCGATTTAATTCCAAACGTCGTATTAGTGGCTGCGGATCAAGTCGATAAGGACGGTAACTTGTATACCGGCAACAACACTGAAGAAACGCCGGTCATCGTTGAAGCAGCTGCGTTCCATGACGGCATCGTCATCGTTCAGGCCAATCAAGTCGTGGATCGCGTGCCACGAGTCGATATTCCGGGAGACTGGGTCGATGTGGTCATTCCGGCCGACCAGCCATACCAGTTGGAACCATTGTTTACGCGTGACCCGCAGAACATCACTGAACTGCAAATCTTGATGGCGATGATGGCCATCAAGGGAATCTATGGCAAACACCATGTTCAGTCGGTCAATCACGGGGTCGGCTTTAACACCGCCGCAATCGAGCTCCTGCTCCCGACTTATGGGGAACAGTTAGGCTTGAAGGGCAAGATCGTGCCAAACTGGGAAGTTAACCCGACACCAACCTTGATTCCTGCGATTGAATCAGGCTGGATCCAATCGATTCACTCATTCGGTGGCGAAGTCGGCATGGGCGATTACATTTCAGCGCGACCCGACATCTTCTTTGTGGGACCAGATGGGACGATGCGTTCTAACCGGGCTTTCGGGCAAATGGCCGGCCAGTACGCCCTAGATATGTTTGTCGGCTCGACCTTACAAATCGACCAGTATGGGAACTCATCGACCGTCACACACGGGCGGCTCTCTGGTTTTGGTGGTGCGCCAAATATGGGATCCAATCCAACTGGTCGGCGGCACTCGACGCCCGCTTGGCAGAGTTTACGTCCGGACAATGATCCGTTAGGCAAAGGTCAAAAACTGGTCGTTCAGATGGTTGAGACCTATGGCGCCAATAAACGCCCAGTCTTCGTAGATTCATTAGACGCGGTCGCTGTGCAAAAGGAAGCTAAACTGAAGAATGTCCCAATCATGATTTATTCGGAAGACACGACCCACATCGTGACTGAAGAAGGGATCGCTTACCTCTACAAGACCGATAGTATGGCGGAACGCCAAGCGGCAATTGAAGCGATTGCCGGTGTGACGCCGGTTGGCCTTCGTAGTGATCCCGCAGTCGTCCAAGACTTGCGGGCACGCGGCATCGTCGCCTTACCAGAAGATTTAGGTGTGCGGCGGACCCAGGCGACACGTTCGCTACTGGCCGCGCAAAATATGGCCGACTTAGTCCAGTGGTCACACGGCCTCTACAATCCGCCGGCTAAGTTCCGTAGCTGGTCGTAA
- a CDS encoding malonate decarboxylase holo-ACP synthase, whose translation MGRLAPHTLVSLQSPDVLLTSGPLPDWVTDMLAATPVVIVRRGPQTTTIPVGIRGYQKSQRFAAAIMPTDWQAPVTPAMALNRLPELTAARRQLPAFQKLARVQSLLSAYDWGVGGSLQFELATGLPMVNPNSDLDIIMQRPAPMSPAQALQLIERLKVIAGAHADIQIVHGQLGFSLEEYANQRASQIMMKTAHGPILVTDPWHAEERD comes from the coding sequence ATGGGCCGACTAGCCCCGCATACATTGGTCAGTTTACAATCACCTGATGTTTTACTGACCAGTGGCCCATTACCGGATTGGGTCACAGACATGTTAGCGGCGACTCCGGTCGTAATCGTCCGTCGTGGGCCGCAAACGACCACGATTCCAGTCGGCATTCGCGGCTACCAAAAGTCGCAACGCTTTGCGGCGGCAATCATGCCAACCGACTGGCAAGCGCCCGTGACCCCCGCGATGGCATTGAACCGGTTGCCAGAGTTAACAGCGGCTCGGCGTCAATTACCAGCCTTTCAAAAATTAGCGCGCGTGCAGTCCTTACTGTCCGCTTATGACTGGGGCGTCGGTGGTAGTCTCCAGTTTGAATTGGCGACCGGCTTACCCATGGTCAATCCAAATTCGGACCTCGACATCATTATGCAGCGCCCAGCACCGATGTCACCAGCCCAAGCACTGCAGCTGATTGAGCGATTAAAAGTGATTGCTGGTGCACACGCTGACATTCAGATTGTGCACGGTCAGTTGGGCTTTTCACTGGAAGAATATGCGAATCAACGGGCCTCACAAATCATGATGAAGACGGCCCACGGTCCAATTCTGGTCACGGATCCTTGGC
- the mdcD gene encoding biotin-independent malonate decarboxylase subunit beta: MSNSFVELHARQRAEALLDAGSTRELIGPLDNMISPHLEPQQIVPESDDGVVIMKGRLADHDLVVIAIEGAFQGGGIGEVSGAKIVAALEHALADNQAGHRIYPVIILDTGGVRLQEANYGLLSISEIHNMVVALKKHVPVIGLVPGRVGSFGGMSITNALLSYVIGTNQARIGLNGPEVIEQEAGVREWDASDKNLIWDTLGTTQRQATGIIDEVIEDDVTAFRDAVSAAIATHQDSHRDQRGDFYLSLLDQLDPSEKLTIPAYDKLFKQVTVTPHHLAPATSGENQSTPSRGRTWFENLTGITNAQSEVSTVLHAQVDQREYIAIVADAQNRFPRVRHGEVGLQEGYTVASVVNDLIAADADKTTKTPIIMVVDVPSQAYGYNEELIGIHMALAASASAYARARQAGHKVVALIAGDAVSGGFLAHGLQSNRLVAFDDLDITVQAMSKASSARITQRTIAELEAATQHVPAMAYDIENYQKLGALYQLIEGVKGTDTDQAAISKVKAALDEALTSLDDASTDLSFRYTNPIAVNGEAGGRKATNQVRRLMAEQWAD, translated from the coding sequence ATGAGCAATAGTTTTGTAGAATTACACGCCCGCCAGCGGGCCGAAGCCTTATTAGATGCTGGTTCCACCCGCGAACTGATTGGACCGCTTGATAACATGATCTCACCGCACTTGGAACCACAACAGATCGTGCCGGAAAGTGACGATGGCGTGGTCATTATGAAGGGCCGGTTAGCGGACCATGACTTGGTGGTCATCGCGATTGAAGGGGCCTTTCAAGGCGGCGGGATCGGTGAAGTCAGTGGGGCTAAAATCGTGGCGGCGCTCGAGCACGCGTTGGCAGATAATCAGGCCGGTCATCGCATCTATCCCGTGATTATTCTGGATACCGGTGGCGTGCGGTTACAGGAAGCCAACTACGGCTTATTATCGATTTCTGAAATTCATAACATGGTCGTGGCGCTCAAAAAACACGTGCCCGTGATTGGCCTTGTTCCTGGACGGGTGGGGTCGTTTGGCGGCATGTCGATCACCAATGCCTTGTTGTCGTACGTGATTGGCACCAATCAAGCCCGCATCGGACTGAATGGTCCGGAAGTCATTGAACAGGAAGCCGGCGTCCGTGAGTGGGATGCGAGTGATAAAAATCTCATTTGGGATACGTTAGGGACGACGCAACGCCAAGCAACTGGCATCATCGATGAAGTCATTGAAGACGACGTGACGGCCTTCCGCGATGCGGTGAGTGCGGCAATTGCGACCCATCAGGATAGTCATCGTGACCAGCGCGGCGACTTTTACTTGTCACTGCTCGACCAACTGGATCCGAGTGAAAAGTTGACGATTCCAGCCTATGACAAGTTATTTAAACAAGTGACGGTGACACCCCATCATCTAGCCCCAGCAACTAGCGGCGAAAATCAGTCAACGCCTTCTCGTGGGCGGACTTGGTTTGAAAACCTGACCGGCATTACCAATGCTCAAAGTGAGGTTTCAACGGTGTTGCATGCCCAAGTCGACCAGCGCGAATACATTGCAATCGTGGCGGATGCACAGAACCGTTTTCCACGCGTCCGGCATGGTGAAGTTGGGTTGCAAGAAGGGTATACGGTCGCCAGTGTCGTCAATGATTTGATTGCGGCGGATGCTGACAAGACAACGAAGACGCCCATCATCATGGTCGTGGATGTGCCTAGCCAAGCCTATGGATATAATGAAGAGTTGATTGGTATTCACATGGCATTAGCCGCGAGTGCCAGTGCGTATGCTCGGGCGCGGCAAGCTGGCCATAAAGTGGTCGCTTTGATTGCGGGTGACGCGGTGTCTGGTGGTTTCTTAGCACACGGCTTACAGTCGAATCGATTAGTGGCGTTCGATGATTTGGACATCACCGTGCAAGCCATGAGTAAAGCCAGTTCCGCGCGTATCACGCAACGGACGATTGCAGAGCTGGAAGCAGCGACGCAACACGTGCCTGCCATGGCGTATGATATTGAAAACTATCAAAAATTAGGCGCACTGTATCAACTGATTGAAGGCGTCAAAGGGACAGATACCGACCAAGCAGCGATCAGTAAGGTCAAGGCAGCTTTAGACGAAGCGCTAACTAGTTTGGATGATGCCTCAACTGATTTAAGCTTCCGGTATACGAACCCGATTGCGGTGAACGGTGAAGCGGGCGGACGCAAGGCGACCAACCAAGTCCGGCGGCTAATGGCAGAACAATGGGCCGACTAG